In the Streptomyces formicae genome, one interval contains:
- a CDS encoding trypsin-like serine peptidase has product MAKRVRLGRTHLRALLAVGALFSCLALADRNELPHAVTPTVRSGPPAESARVGALFRGGLEGRHFCTASVVHSKGRDLIVTAGHCLGDGKGVTFAPGYHDGKAPYGLWTIDRVYADDHWTHDGDEDHDLAFAVLEPRNGRHVEDVTGANTLDTTAGTERRVTVTGYPDEEDAPRTCTSTANRFRAEQQRIGCPGFTSGTSGSPWVTADGHLIGVLGGYHDGGDTPDVSYSVILDREVAALYAKAAHG; this is encoded by the coding sequence ATGGCGAAGCGCGTACGGCTGGGCCGCACACATCTGCGGGCACTGCTCGCCGTGGGCGCCCTGTTCTCGTGCCTCGCGCTCGCGGACAGGAACGAACTGCCCCACGCCGTCACGCCGACCGTGCGGTCAGGGCCGCCCGCCGAGTCGGCACGGGTCGGCGCCCTCTTCCGGGGCGGTCTTGAAGGGCGCCATTTCTGCACCGCGTCCGTGGTGCACAGCAAGGGCCGCGACCTCATCGTCACCGCGGGCCACTGCCTCGGCGACGGCAAGGGCGTCACCTTCGCCCCCGGCTACCACGACGGCAAGGCCCCCTACGGCCTGTGGACGATCGACCGCGTCTACGCCGACGACCACTGGACGCACGACGGGGACGAGGACCACGACCTCGCCTTCGCCGTCCTCGAACCCAGGAACGGCCGGCACGTCGAGGACGTGACCGGGGCCAACACCCTGGACACCACGGCGGGCACCGAGCGCCGCGTCACGGTCACCGGCTACCCCGACGAGGAGGACGCCCCGCGCACCTGCACCAGCACCGCGAACCGCTTCCGCGCGGAGCAGCAGCGCATCGGCTGCCCCGGCTTCACCAGCGGCACCAGCGGCAGTCCGTGGGTCACCGCCGACGGCCACCTGATCGGCGTCCTCGGTGGCTACCACGACGGCGGCGACACCCCCGACGTGTCGTACAGCGTGATCCTCGACAGGGAGGTGGCCGCCCTCTACGCCAAGGCGGCACACGGCTGA